The Methylobacterium sp. PvR107 genome contains a region encoding:
- a CDS encoding septal ring lytic transglycosylase RlpA family protein, whose amino-acid sequence MVRTTLPRPARLALRLLAVSGVALATANCATNPQQQKLSTGNGVDPKYGVKASPRLYNEGDVIPKGGGRRYTGKPYVVAGQTYVPKEDPNGYVREGLASWYGSAFHGRMTANGEVFDRHSIAAAHPTLPLPSYARVTNLENGYSMVVRVNDRGPYHAGRVMDVSEEAADALGFHRRGTAHVRVEYVGKASVAGSDDRKLLASLRTDGRPAGRSAVMVADLGPTEDTERYTRSAPALAFKPAQDSAPEPAETPAPRPERAAPVRAPIVLASAAVTVPAAVQPTATRVREFRPQPVPAAASRGTAPTVAGLNPALAHGAPPATGRGTVLRTAAAGHMAPVQAALRPTASPGPARLAKAGPAALPPAAKLAMARLASAAAPKAPAAAAKAPAGAAFPSRASGTAGITKIAATARSATPAKGAAPAGAHHPRLAGIY is encoded by the coding sequence ATGGTGCGCACGACCCTTCCCCGGCCTGCGCGCCTCGCCCTGCGGCTCCTGGCCGTCTCGGGCGTGGCCCTGGCCACGGCCAATTGCGCCACCAATCCCCAGCAGCAGAAGCTCAGCACCGGCAACGGCGTCGACCCGAAATACGGGGTCAAGGCGAGCCCGCGCCTCTACAACGAGGGCGACGTGATCCCGAAGGGCGGCGGTCGCCGCTACACCGGCAAGCCCTACGTGGTCGCCGGCCAGACCTACGTGCCCAAGGAGGATCCGAACGGCTACGTGCGCGAGGGCCTCGCCTCCTGGTACGGCTCGGCCTTCCACGGGCGCATGACCGCCAACGGCGAGGTGTTCGACCGGCACTCGATCGCGGCCGCCCACCCGACCCTGCCGCTGCCGAGCTACGCACGGGTGACCAACCTCGAGAACGGCTACTCGATGGTGGTGCGCGTCAACGACCGCGGCCCCTACCATGCCGGCCGCGTCATGGACGTCTCGGAGGAGGCGGCCGACGCGCTGGGCTTCCACCGCCGCGGCACCGCGCATGTGCGCGTCGAGTATGTCGGCAAGGCCTCGGTCGCCGGCAGCGACGACCGCAAGCTGCTCGCGAGCCTGCGCACCGACGGGCGTCCCGCCGGCCGCTCCGCCGTGATGGTGGCCGATCTCGGCCCGACCGAGGACACGGAACGCTACACGCGCTCCGCCCCGGCGCTCGCCTTCAAGCCGGCCCAGGATTCCGCTCCGGAGCCCGCTGAAACGCCGGCGCCCCGGCCCGAGAGGGCGGCCCCGGTGCGCGCGCCGATCGTGCTCGCCTCGGCGGCCGTGACGGTCCCGGCGGCCGTGCAGCCCACCGCGACGCGGGTGCGGGAGTTCCGGCCGCAGCCCGTGCCGGCGGCCGCATCACGGGGCACCGCCCCGACGGTGGCGGGCCTCAACCCGGCCCTGGCCCATGGCGCGCCGCCGGCGACGGGGCGCGGGACCGTCCTGAGGACCGCCGCGGCGGGCCACATGGCGCCCGTGCAGGCCGCCCTGCGGCCGACCGCATCGCCCGGCCCCGCGCGGCTCGCCAAGGCCGGTCCCGCAGCGCTGCCGCCCGCGGCCAAGCTCGCCATGGCGCGCCTCGCCAGTGCGGCGGCGCCGAAAGCCCCCGCGGCGGCGGCGAAAGCCCCCGCGGGCGCGGCTTTCCCGTCCAGGGCCTCCGGAACCGCGGGGATCACCAAGATTGCCGCGACCGCCCGGTCGGCGACACCGGCCAAGGGGGCGGCGCCCGCCGGCGCGCACCACCCCCGCCTCGCCGGGATCTACTGA
- a CDS encoding D-alanyl-D-alanine carboxypeptidase family protein, protein MRRPLLTLLAAACALAAGLSAAAAQGFQTAAPHAILIDADSGSVLFEKAADERFSPASMAKLMTTDIVFEALKSGRLSMDTEFTVTEDAWKRGGAGGGGSSMFAQVNSRIKMADLLRGLIVQSGNDAAITIAENMAGSEESFAGLMNQRAKEIGLTNSTFRNATGYAAPDQKVTARDMAKLALHIIETYPDYYKIFAEKEFTWNKIRQQNRNPLLTLDIGADGLKTGYLEESGYALTGSAVQNGQRLVLVVSGLKTARDRAAESRKLMEWGFRAFEPRQIFAPGETVAEASVFGGQSGSVPLVAKKPVRVLLPRGSSDRVSARAIYTGPLIAPVAEGQRVGILRVQRGDTVALDQPLFAGAAVEPGTLTQRAMDAALEFGTGLVRKALDRAGKGSDKGGDKGAAGAANPS, encoded by the coding sequence ATGCGCAGACCCCTTCTCACCCTCCTCGCGGCCGCCTGCGCCCTTGCCGCCGGCCTTTCCGCCGCTGCCGCCCAGGGCTTCCAGACCGCGGCCCCGCACGCGATCCTGATCGACGCCGATTCCGGCTCGGTCCTGTTCGAGAAGGCCGCCGACGAGCGCTTCTCCCCGGCCAGCATGGCCAAGCTGATGACCACCGACATCGTGTTCGAGGCGCTGAAATCCGGCCGCCTGTCGATGGACACCGAGTTCACCGTCACCGAGGACGCGTGGAAGCGCGGCGGCGCGGGCGGCGGCGGCTCGTCGATGTTCGCGCAGGTCAACAGCCGCATCAAGATGGCGGACCTGCTGCGCGGCCTGATCGTGCAGTCGGGCAACGACGCGGCGATCACCATCGCGGAGAACATGGCCGGGTCGGAGGAATCCTTCGCGGGGCTGATGAACCAGCGCGCCAAGGAGATCGGGCTGACCAACTCGACCTTCCGCAACGCCACCGGCTACGCGGCGCCCGACCAGAAGGTCACGGCCCGGGACATGGCCAAGCTCGCGCTGCACATCATCGAGACCTATCCGGATTACTACAAGATCTTCGCCGAGAAGGAGTTCACCTGGAACAAGATCCGCCAGCAGAACCGCAACCCGCTGCTGACCCTCGACATCGGCGCGGACGGGCTCAAGACCGGCTACCTGGAGGAATCCGGCTACGCGCTCACCGGCTCGGCGGTGCAGAACGGCCAGCGGCTCGTGCTGGTGGTCTCGGGCCTCAAGACCGCCCGGGACCGCGCCGCCGAATCGCGCAAGCTGATGGAATGGGGTTTTCGCGCCTTCGAGCCCCGGCAGATCTTCGCGCCGGGCGAGACCGTGGCCGAGGCCTCGGTGTTCGGCGGCCAGTCGGGCTCGGTGCCGCTGGTGGCGAAGAAGCCCGTGCGGGTGCTGCTGCCGCGGGGCTCCAGCGACCGGGTCAGCGCCAGGGCGATCTATACCGGGCCGCTCATCGCCCCCGTGGCGGAAGGCCAGCGGGTCGGGATCCTGCGCGTCCAGCGCGGCGACACCGTCGCCCTCGACCAGCCGCTCTTCGCCGGCGCCGCGGTGGAGCCCGGCACCCTGACGCAGCGGGCGATGGATGCGGCGCTGGAATTCGGCACCGGCCTCGTCCGCAAGGCCCTCGACCGGGCCGGCAAGGGCAGCGACAAGGGGGGCGACAAGGGGGCTGCCGGGGCGGCCAACCCGTCGTGA
- the tmk gene encoding dTMP kinase, protein MTVPRPGNPAQAGGAFITFEGGEGAGKSTQIARLAATLRVRSGRPVCVTREPGGSPRAEEIRTALLDGVAKPYGPFAEALLFSAARIDHLDRLIRPALRRGETVLCDRFIDSTRAYQGAAGGLDPGLVDALERVVVGPTRPDLTLILDLAPEAGLARAAGRGARTGQGADRFEAEALDFHVRLREAFLAIARAEPERCAVIDASRDPDAVEAAIRAAVASRLPALLPDRPEAEGRSGDAA, encoded by the coding sequence GTGACCGTGCCGCGGCCCGGGAATCCCGCGCAGGCGGGCGGCGCCTTCATCACCTTCGAGGGCGGGGAGGGCGCCGGCAAGTCGACCCAGATCGCCCGCCTCGCCGCGACTTTGCGCGTGCGATCGGGCCGGCCCGTCTGCGTGACGCGCGAGCCCGGCGGCTCGCCGCGGGCGGAGGAGATCCGCACGGCGCTGCTCGACGGCGTCGCCAAGCCCTACGGCCCCTTCGCGGAGGCCCTGCTGTTCAGCGCCGCCCGGATCGACCATCTCGACCGGCTGATCCGCCCGGCTTTGCGCCGGGGCGAGACCGTGCTGTGCGACCGCTTCATCGACTCGACCCGGGCCTATCAGGGCGCCGCCGGGGGGCTCGATCCCGGGCTCGTGGATGCCCTGGAACGGGTCGTCGTCGGCCCGACCCGGCCCGACCTCACCCTGATCCTCGACCTCGCCCCCGAGGCCGGCCTCGCCCGCGCGGCCGGGCGCGGCGCCCGGACGGGGCAGGGGGCCGACCGGTTCGAGGCCGAGGCCCTCGACTTCCACGTCCGGCTGCGGGAGGCCTTCCTGGCGATCGCCCGGGCCGAGCCGGAGCGCTGCGCGGTGATCGACGCGTCCCGCGATCCCGACGCGGTCGAGGCGGCGATCCGCGCCGCCGTCGCGTCCCGGCTGCCGGCGCTCCTGCCCGACCGGCCGGAGGCGGAGGGCAGAAGCGGCGATGCGGCGTGA
- a CDS encoding DNA polymerase III subunit delta', translating to MKPADRAADDVEPGDLPGIPRPRETLGLVGHAAAAESFAAAIAAGRLHHAWLIGGAPGIGKATLAYRVARRLLAYPAGGGPAGLDVPAGNAVTGKVAGLSHPNLVVLRRHRVAGAKALPTKISVDMVRRALDLFAATATDSGWRVCILDSAEDLNVNAANALLKVLEEPPPRALFLILSHQPGRLLPTIRSRCRALMLRSLPAEDVARVVRGLPEPFPQPDETALARALAQCEGSVARALAMLDPVTSGLVAEIETLLARARNPDWGRVLKLAETLAGRDAEARFEAAQDAVLRFVSAELDRRRDEPPARLAALVEVADRFGRTAREAAIYNLDRRPVVLSLFGDLAEVG from the coding sequence ATGAAGCCCGCCGACCGCGCCGCCGACGATGTCGAGCCCGGGGACCTCCCCGGGATCCCGCGCCCGCGCGAAACCCTGGGGCTGGTCGGCCACGCGGCCGCCGCCGAGTCCTTCGCGGCCGCGATCGCGGCGGGGCGCCTGCACCATGCCTGGCTGATCGGGGGCGCCCCGGGCATCGGCAAGGCGACCCTGGCCTACCGGGTCGCCCGGCGCCTGCTCGCCTACCCCGCGGGCGGGGGCCCGGCCGGCCTCGACGTGCCGGCGGGCAATGCCGTCACCGGCAAGGTGGCGGGCCTGTCGCACCCGAATCTCGTGGTCCTGCGCCGCCACCGGGTCGCCGGCGCCAAGGCGCTGCCGACCAAGATCTCGGTCGACATGGTGCGCCGGGCGCTCGACCTGTTCGCCGCGACGGCCACGGATTCCGGCTGGCGCGTCTGCATCCTCGACAGCGCCGAGGACCTGAACGTCAACGCCGCCAACGCCCTGCTCAAGGTCCTGGAGGAGCCGCCGCCCCGCGCGCTGTTCCTGATCCTGTCCCACCAGCCCGGCCGGCTGCTCCCGACCATCCGCTCCCGCTGCCGGGCGCTGATGCTGCGCTCCCTCCCGGCCGAGGACGTCGCCCGGGTGGTGCGCGGCCTGCCCGAGCCCTTCCCGCAGCCCGACGAGACCGCCCTGGCCCGGGCGCTGGCCCAGTGCGAGGGCTCGGTCGCCCGCGCGCTCGCGATGCTCGACCCGGTCACGTCCGGCCTCGTGGCCGAGATCGAGACCCTGCTGGCCCGGGCGCGCAATCCCGACTGGGGCCGGGTGCTCAAGCTCGCCGAGACCCTGGCGGGCCGCGACGCCGAGGCGCGGTTCGAGGCCGCCCAGGACGCGGTGCTGCGCTTCGTCTCGGCCGAGCTCGACCGGCGCCGGGACGAGCCCCCGGCCCGCCTCGCCGCCCTGGTCGAGGTCGCCGACCGGTTCGGCCGCACCGCCCGGGAGGCGGCGATCTACAACCTCGACCGGCGCCCGGTGGTGCTGTCGCTGTTCGGGGATCTGGCGGAGGTGGGGTAG
- the metG gene encoding methionine--tRNA ligase, which produces MTSNAPANPRKTFGLSTAISYPNGAPHIGHAYEVIAADAIARFHRLDGYDVLFSTGTDEHGLKIQQAATRAGTTPRAYVDGTAARFQAMADRMDCAYDRFIRTTEPGHYAAAQAIWRRMEANGDIYLDKYAGWYSVRDEAYYDASETRLLEDGSRRSLATDTPVEWMEEENFLFRLSAYQDRLLKLYDEQPGFIGPDTRRNEVASFVRSGLKDLSVSRTNFDWGVPVPGHPNHVMYVWVDALTNYLTVTGFPDESDPRKKFWPMDLHIIGKDIVRFHAVYWPAFLMSAGLHLPKRVFGHGFLLSKGEKMSKSLGNVLDPFELADTYGVDPVRYFVLREVPFGGDGSYSHEAIIGRINADLANDLGNLAQRSLSMVAKNCDGAVPEPGALDAADTALLAQADALPERARTLMGELALHTVLAEIWAVVAEANRYFAAQEPWKLRKSDPARMNAVLYTTLESLRVFGILTQPFVPGAAAKLLDLLAVPADRRSLADVGEGGRLVPGTTLPAPAPIFPRFERPENPAA; this is translated from the coding sequence GTGACGTCCAACGCCCCGGCGAATCCCCGAAAGACCTTCGGTCTCTCGACCGCGATCTCCTACCCCAACGGCGCGCCCCATATCGGCCACGCCTACGAGGTGATCGCCGCCGACGCGATCGCGCGCTTCCACCGGCTCGACGGCTACGACGTGCTGTTCTCCACTGGGACCGACGAGCACGGGCTGAAGATCCAGCAGGCCGCGACCCGGGCCGGCACCACCCCGCGCGCATACGTCGACGGCACCGCCGCCCGGTTCCAGGCGATGGCCGACCGGATGGACTGCGCCTACGACCGCTTCATCCGCACCACCGAGCCGGGCCATTACGCGGCCGCCCAGGCCATCTGGCGGCGGATGGAGGCCAACGGCGACATCTACCTCGACAAATATGCCGGCTGGTACTCGGTCCGCGACGAGGCCTATTACGACGCGTCCGAGACCCGGCTCCTGGAGGATGGCAGCCGCCGCAGCCTCGCCACCGACACGCCGGTCGAGTGGATGGAGGAGGAGAATTTCCTTTTTCGTTTGTCCGCCTACCAGGACAGGCTGCTCAAGCTCTACGACGAGCAGCCCGGCTTCATCGGGCCGGACACACGCAGAAACGAGGTGGCGAGCTTCGTGCGCTCCGGCCTCAAGGACCTCTCGGTCAGCCGCACCAATTTCGACTGGGGCGTGCCGGTGCCCGGCCATCCGAACCACGTCATGTACGTGTGGGTCGATGCGCTCACCAATTATCTCACCGTCACCGGCTTCCCCGACGAGTCCGATCCGCGAAAAAAATTCTGGCCGATGGATCTGCACATCATCGGCAAGGACATCGTGCGGTTCCACGCGGTCTACTGGCCGGCCTTCCTGATGTCGGCCGGGCTGCACCTGCCCAAGCGCGTCTTCGGCCACGGCTTCCTGCTCTCCAAGGGCGAGAAGATGTCGAAGTCGCTCGGCAACGTCCTCGACCCGTTCGAGCTCGCCGACACCTACGGGGTCGACCCGGTGCGCTACTTCGTGCTGCGCGAGGTGCCGTTCGGCGGCGACGGCAGCTACAGCCACGAGGCGATCATCGGCCGGATCAACGCCGATCTCGCCAACGATCTCGGCAACCTCGCCCAGCGCTCGCTCTCGATGGTCGCCAAGAATTGCGACGGCGCGGTGCCGGAGCCCGGTGCCCTGGATGCAGCCGACACGGCCCTGCTGGCCCAGGCCGATGCCCTGCCGGAGCGGGCCCGCACCCTGATGGGCGAGCTCGCGCTCCACACCGTCCTGGCCGAGATCTGGGCCGTGGTGGCCGAGGCCAACCGCTACTTCGCCGCCCAGGAGCCGTGGAAACTGCGCAAGTCCGACCCGGCGCGGATGAACGCGGTGCTCTACACGACGCTGGAATCCTTGCGCGTCTTCGGCATCCTGACCCAGCCCTTCGTGCCGGGGGCGGCGGCCAAGCTCCTCGACCTGCTGGCGGTGCCGGCCGACCGGCGCAGCCTCGCCGATGTGGGGGAGGGGGGCCGGCTGGTGCCCGGCACGACGCTCCCGGCCCCCGCGCCGATCTTCCCGCGCTTCGAGCGCCCTGAAAATCCGGCCGCCTGA
- a CDS encoding TatD family hydrolase — MLIDSHCHLDFPDFSADLPGVIARARSAGVTGMLTISTRVAKADTYRAIAEAHPGIWHTIGTHPHGAAEEPDVAAETIAGLAQASPRCVGIGEAGLDYHYADAAPESVQERVLRAHIAASRLAGLPLVIHARDADDHMARVLADEMGRAPFRAVLHCFSSGRRLAEAGVELGLFVSFSGIVTFRRSHDLRDIARGVPLDRILVETDAPFLAPEPHRGRTNEPAYTADTARSLAETLGLTAEEFARITTANFFTLFDKAAGTPPGDA, encoded by the coding sequence ATGCTCATCGACAGCCACTGCCATCTCGACTTCCCGGATTTTTCCGCCGACCTCCCGGGCGTGATCGCCCGCGCCAGGTCGGCGGGCGTCACCGGGATGCTCACCATCTCGACGCGGGTCGCCAAGGCCGACACCTACCGGGCGATCGCCGAGGCCCATCCCGGAATCTGGCACACGATCGGCACCCATCCCCACGGGGCCGCCGAGGAGCCGGACGTCGCCGCCGAGACGATCGCGGGCCTCGCCCAGGCCAGCCCGCGCTGCGTCGGGATCGGCGAGGCCGGCCTCGACTATCACTATGCCGACGCCGCCCCCGAATCCGTGCAGGAGCGGGTGCTGCGCGCCCATATCGCGGCATCCCGCCTCGCTGGCCTGCCGCTCGTGATCCACGCCCGGGACGCCGACGACCACATGGCGCGGGTGCTCGCCGACGAGATGGGCCGGGCGCCGTTCCGGGCGGTGCTGCACTGCTTCTCGTCGGGGAGGCGGCTGGCGGAGGCCGGGGTGGAGCTGGGCCTCTTCGTATCGTTCTCCGGCATCGTCACCTTCCGGCGCTCGCACGACCTGCGCGACATCGCCCGGGGGGTGCCGCTGGACCGGATCCTGGTGGAGACCGACGCGCCGTTCCTGGCGCCCGAGCCCCATCGCGGGCGCACCAACGAGCCGGCCTACACGGCCGATACCGCCCGGTCGCTGGCCGAGACCCTGGGGCTGACCGCCGAGGAATTCGCCCGGATCACGACGGCGAACTTTTTCACGCTGTTCGACAAGGCCGCCGGAACGCCTCCGGGCGACGCGTGA
- a CDS encoding MBL fold metallo-hydrolase, whose protein sequence is MASLTLRILGCGSSGGVPRVGSGWGACDPEEPRNRRRRCSILVERASGTGRTTLLVDTAPDLREQLIEAGVTRLDGVLYTHAHADHTHGIDDLRPLVIAMRARIPVYADALTRSLLTTRFGYCFETPPGSAYPPILDLHDLAVDRDLTLEGEGGPITVESLPVEHGNEAALGFRFGAAAYMPDVSLIPETSLARLHGLDLLIIDALRDTPHPTHFSVSDALGLIESVRPRRAVLTNLHTDLDYGALSGRLPDGIVPAYDGMTLSLDV, encoded by the coding sequence ATGGCGAGCCTGACCCTGCGCATCCTCGGCTGCGGCTCGTCCGGCGGGGTGCCGCGGGTCGGCAGCGGCTGGGGCGCCTGCGACCCGGAGGAGCCGCGCAACCGCCGGCGGCGCTGCTCGATCCTGGTGGAGCGCGCGTCGGGCACGGGGCGGACCACGCTCTTGGTCGACACCGCGCCGGACCTGCGCGAGCAGCTCATCGAGGCGGGCGTGACGCGCCTCGACGGGGTGCTCTACACCCACGCCCATGCCGACCATACCCACGGGATCGACGACCTGCGACCTCTGGTGATCGCCATGCGGGCCCGCATCCCGGTCTACGCCGACGCCCTGACCCGGTCGCTGCTCACGACCCGGTTCGGCTATTGCTTCGAGACGCCCCCGGGGAGCGCCTATCCGCCGATCCTCGACCTGCACGACCTCGCGGTGGACCGCGATCTGACCCTGGAGGGGGAGGGCGGTCCGATCACCGTGGAATCGCTTCCGGTCGAGCACGGCAACGAGGCGGCCCTGGGCTTCCGCTTCGGCGCGGCGGCCTACATGCCCGACGTCAGCCTGATCCCGGAGACGAGCCTCGCCCGGCTCCACGGTCTCGACCTGCTGATCATCGACGCCCTGCGGGACACCCCGCACCCGACCCACTTCTCGGTCTCGGACGCCCTCGGGCTGATCGAGTCGGTCCGCCCTCGCCGGGCCGTGCTGACCAACCTGCACACCGACCTCGATTACGGCGCCCTGTCGGGGCGCCTGCCGGACGGCATCGTGCCCGCCTATGACGGCATGACCCTGAGCCTCGACGTCTGA